Proteins encoded by one window of Salvia splendens isolate huo1 chromosome 14, SspV2, whole genome shotgun sequence:
- the LOC121765388 gene encoding iridoid oxidase-like, whose amino-acid sequence MDYEIAGIVVALLLWAAWAVSTERRHRQLEELGRLPPGPRPWPVVGNMFQLAGSTSAPHRSFAELAGKHGAVMTLRLGSMTTVVVSSDEAARAMFKQHDAVLAGRKIYESMKGDVANEGSLITAQYGPQWRTLRRLCTAEFFAAAPLDAMRGVRARCIRQMLQCVRDSAGAEADVGRFFFVMAFNLIGNLMFSKDVLNSGSERGAKFFYHTGKTMEFAAKPNMADYFPVLRWADPQRIRRRTQFHVKRAFDVAGEFLRERMSEREELDEEEKKKDYLDVLLEYRGDGVEGPAVFSSTIINVIVFEMFTAGTDTTTSTLEWAMAELLHNPNALQKVQTELRTVIGTGEEVQEEKLEELPYLKAVIKETLRLHPPLPFLVPHKAMESCKLLGFHIPKETQILVNAWAIGRDPKKWKDPHEFKPERFMDPNTAPDYKGHHYEFIPFGSGRRMCPALPLAARVLPLALGSVLHSFDWVLGGGVKAAEMDMSERMGITLRKAVPLRAIPIPYSK is encoded by the exons ATGGACTACGAGATAGCTGGAATTGTTGTAGCCCTTCTCCTGTGGGCAGCATGGGCCGTATCGACGGAGCGGCGCCACCGCCAGCTGGAAGAGCTAGGGCGCCTCCCACCCGGGCCACGCCCGTGGCCCGTGGTGGGAAACATGTTCCAGCTGGCGGGGAGCACGTCCGCCCCCCACCGCTCCTTCGCGGAATTGGCCGGCAAGCACGGCGCCGTCATGACCCTCCGGCTAGGCTCCATGACGACGGTGGTGGTCTCCTCGGACGAGGCCGCGCGCGCCATGTTCAAGCAGCACGATGCCGTGCTGGCTGGCCGCAAGATCTACGAGTCCATGAAGGGCGACGTAGCCAACGAGGGCTCCCTCATCACCGCCCAGTACGGCCCCCAGTGGCGCACCCTCCGCCGCCTCTGCACGGCCGAGTTCTTCGCCGCCGCCCCCCTCGACGCAATGCGCGGCGTCAGGGCCAGGTGCATCCGCCAGATGCTGCAGTGTGTCAGGGACTCCGCCGGGGCAGAGGCGGACGTGGGGAGGTTCTTCTTCGTGATGGCGTTCAACCTGATCGGAAACCTGATGTTCTCGAAGGATGTGTTGAATTCGGGGTCGGAGAGAGGGGCAAAGTTCTTCTACCACACAGGGAAGACGATGGAGTTCGCTGCGAAGCCGAATATGGCGGATTACTTTCCGGTGCTGAGGTGGGCGGACCCGCAGAGGATAAGGAGGCGGACGCAGTTTCACGTGAAACGGGCGTTCGATGTGGCGGGAGAGTTCTTGAGAGAGAGGATGAGCGAGAGAGAGGAActtgatgaggaggagaagaagaaagattaCTTGGATGTGCTTTTGGAATACAGAGGTGACGGCGTTGAAGGGCCTGCCGTCTTCTCTTCAACCATCATCAACGTCATCGTCTTT GAGATGTTCACTGCGGGGACCGACACCACCACTAGCACGCTAGAGTGGGCGATGGCAGAGCTCCTCCACAACCCGAACGCCCTCCAAAAAGTCCAGACAGAGCTCCGAACTGTAATCGGGACTGGAGAAGAGGTACAAGAAGAAAAGCTGGAAGAGCTCCCATACCTAAAAGCTGTAATCAAAGAAACCCTAAGATTGCATCCACCACTCCCCTTCCTAGTCCCCCACAAAGCCATGGAGTCATGCAAATTGCTAGGGTTTCACATTCCCAAAGAAACCCAAATCCTTGTCAACGCTTGGGCCATCGGAAGAGACCCCAAAAAGTGGAAGGATCCGCATGAGTTCAAGCCGGAGAGGTTCATGGATCCCAACACGGCGCCGGACTACAAGGGCCACCACTACGAGTTCATACCCTTCGGCTCAGGACGGCGGATGTGCCCGGCGTTGCCACTCGCCGCGCGGGTGCTGCCGTTGGCCTTGGGGTCAGTGCTGCACTCCTTTGATTGGGTGTTGGGCGGCGGAGTTAaggcggcggagatggataTGAGCGAGAGGATGGGAATCACGCTGAGGAAAGCTGTGCCGTTGAGGGCTATACCCATTCCATATTCCAAATAA
- the LOC121765390 gene encoding AT-hook motif nuclear-localized protein 7-like, with amino-acid sequence MEVDRESADSGSLSGNPGFDSPPLSGGDYAAHGGVGGPGAGGGGMVSEVVVSMEKSAAAVEMGVVVIDGGGNSDLATVKKKRGRPRKYDADGNLNPAYIKSPTVMQAAAGFTISTPRSYDNSSASKKGRGKHSATGNWQIYASLGELFANTAGGDFTPHVVTAHTGEDVAGKILTFAQKGDRGVCVLSANGSVSNVTLRQPGMSGGLLTYEGRFEILTLRGSYTVSDNGGMKSRSGGLTVSLASPDGRVIGGGIAGLLMAASPIQIVVGSFVPNGFKMQKQKQQCEPRVAPSVQFPLSTTVTAATPISQAPPQTNVFPNPAPQYLGEPDNSFCNKEHPNSASTDNNTADWNGSDHRVLYPDINISVSVEEH; translated from the exons ATGGAGGTAGACAGAGAGAGCGCGGATTCCGGCTCGCTAAGCGGAAATCCTGGCTTTGATTCGCCACCGCTGAGTGGTGGCGATTATGCCGCTCACGGCGGAGTTGGTGGTCCCGGCGCCGGCGGCGGTGGAATGGTTTCTGAGGTGGTGGTAAGTATGGAGAAGAGCGCGGCGGCGGTGGAGATGGGCGTAGTGGTGATTGATGGTGGTGGAAATAGCGATTTAGCGAcggtgaagaagaagagagggagGCCTAGAAAGTATGATGCCGATGGCAACTTGAATCCGGCGTATATTAAATCCCCGACGGTGATGCAGGCCGCCGCCGGCTTTACTATATCAACGCCAAGGTCGTATGACAACTCCTCCGCCTCCAAAAAAGGCCGCGGTAAACATTCAGCTACCGGAAACTGGCAAATTTATGCTTCTTTAG GTGAATTGTTTGCAAACACAGCAGGAGGGGATTTTACGCCGCATGTTGTGACTGCACATACAGGAGAG GATGTTGCTGGGAAGATACTCACCTTTGCTCAGAAGGGTGACAGAGGGGTCTGTGTTCTTTCTGCTAATGGATCTGTCTCCAATGTTACGCTTCGTCAGCCTGGTATGTCGGGCGGGCTACTCACATACGAG GGGCGTTTTGAGATTTTAACTCTAAGGGGATCATACACGGTTTCTGATAATGGTGGAATGAAAAGCCGATCTGGTGGATTAACCGTTTCACTAGCCAGCCCTGATGGTCGCGTAATAGGTGGTGGCATTGCCGGTCTGCTCATGGCAGCTAGTCCAATCCAG ATTGTAGTTGGGAGCTTTGTGCCAAATGGTTTCAAGATGCAGAAACAAAAGCAGCAGTGCGAGCCAAGAGTTGCTCCTTCAGTCCAGTTCCCTCTGTCCACCACAGTGACTGCAGCGACTCCAATATCACAGGCTCCACCACAGACGAACGTCTTTCCCAACCCGGCACCACAGTACCTGGGAGAGCCCGACAACAGCTTTTGCAATAAAGAGCATCCAAATTCCGCATCCACTGATAACAACACTGCTGATTGGAATGGCTCTGATCACAGAGTTTTGTACCCTGACATTAACATTTCCGTATCTGTCGAGGAGCATTGA
- the LOC121765391 gene encoding uncharacterized protein LOC121765391: MSAKSSDPKKKILVASDDESSDYEDDSEPETDLGLGLSLDKLNLGPKKKLLILCLGGLLVSRVHLKDKATVRGLRPDVVYGKFLVFKRPFCTDFLNFCFQRFEVALWSSAREHNIEGVLTNITGGSANRNKLLFVWAQEECKESGFYCLNKGEKPLFLKELKDVWGSRTCKGKYSASNTLLIDDEPHVSLLNPPNTAIFPQPYKKHDRADTYLGPNGELRKYLDAVADADDVTAYVKDHPLGQRAITPSHPNWDFYSKVVRRHGKVVEDSVAESSAK, from the exons atgtcTGCTAAATCATCTGATCCAAAGAAGAAAATTCTGGTAGCCTCCGACGATGAGAGCAGTGACTACGAAGATGACTCTGAGCCCGAAACTGATCTCGGGCTCGGTCTGTCTCTGGACAAACTCAATCTCGGCCCGAAAAAGAAGCTCCTCATTCTCTGCCTAGGCGGCCTCCTTGTTAGCAGAGTTCACCTCAAGGATAAGGCCACTGTTCGAGGCCTTCGCCCCGATGTTGTTTATGGCAAATTTCTCG TTTTTAAGAGGCCGTTTTGCACTGATTTTCTCAACTTCTGCTTTCAACGGTTTGAGGTTGCTCTGTGGTCTTCTGCAAGAGA GCATAACATAGAAGGTGTTTTAACCAATATCACTGGTGGGAGTGCTAACAGAAACAAGTTGCTATTCGTTTGG GCACAAGAAGAGTGCAAAGAGTCTGGATTTTACTGCTTGAACAAAGGGGAGAAGCCACTGTTTCTGAAAGAATTGAAAGATGTGTGGGGGAGCAGAACCTGCAAAGGGAAATACTCTGCTTCAAACACTCTGTTGATTGATGATGAACCTCACGTATCCCTTCTCAATCCG CCCAACACAGCTATATTCCCGCAGCCGTACAAGAAGCACGACAGGGCTGATACATATTTAGGTCCGAATGGCGAGCTGCGGAAATATCTTGACGCCGTCGCAGATGCAGACGACGTTACTGCATACGTCAAGGATCATCCGTTGGGACAGCGTGCGATAACGCCGTCCCACCCCAACTGGGACTTCTACAGCAAGGTTGTTCGCCGCCACGGCAAGGTTGTTGAAGATTCTGTTGCGGAATCTTCTGCTAAGTGA